Within Clostridia bacterium, the genomic segment AAACGCGAGATGCTGATCACTACCCGTTTCGCGGAAGTGAACCAGATACACGAAATCAAGATGCCGGGCGGCGCGCGCATGCAGCTTACGTTCTTCCCCGACCGCACGGGTGGGGCTGCTTACCATCCGCACAAGGGCGATTACTTCGTCTTCAGCAAGGACGTTGGCGGCGGCGAATGGTTCCAGCTTTATCGGTATGACGTGGCCAGCGGCAACGTCACACTGCTCACCGACGGCAAGTCGCGCAACATCATGGGGCCGTGGGCGAATGCTGGCGATCGAGTGGCGTACGGTTCCACGCGCCGCAGCCGTGGCGATCTCGACTTCTACATCATCGACCCGAGCAACAAGAGCAGCGACCGGTTGCTGGTACAGAACCAGGGCGGTGGCTGGGGTATTTCCGACTGGTCTCCGGACGACAAGACGCTGCTGGCAGAGGAATATGTCTCGGTGAACGAGAGCTATCTGTGGCTGGTGGACGTGGCAACGGGAAACAAGACGCTGCTGACACCGAAGGGTGGCGAAAAAATTTCGTACGACGCAATTGGATTCAGCCGGGACGGCAAGGGCATCTACGTCACAACGGATCAGGGGAGTGAGTTCCAGCGCATTGCGTATATCGACCTGGCGACGAAGAAGCCGACTTTCCTGACCGATTACAAATGGGAAGTGGAAGGCGGACGTCTCTCGTGGGACCGCAAGCTGATTGCTTTCACGACGAACGAAAACGGTCTCGGCGTGCTGCATGTGCTCGATACGGCGGCCGGCAAGGAACGCGCATTGCCGAAGCTGCCTGTGGGCATCATTGGCGGCATTAACTGGCACGAAAACAATCGCGACCTCGCATTCTCGATTACCTCGGCGCGTTCTCCATCGGACGTGTATTCGCTCGACATCACTGCGGGCAAGGTCGACCGCTGGACGTATAGCGAGACCGGCGGCCTCAATCCGCTTACGTTCTCCGAGCCGGAGTTGGTCAAGTGGAAGAGTTTCGACGGCCTAGAGATTAGCGGATTCCTCTACATGCCGGATGCTGCGAAGTTCGCGGGCAAGCGCCCGGTGATCATTAATATCCACGGTGGACCGGAAGGCCAGTCGCGGCCCGGTTTCCTGGGGCGCAGCAACTACTTCATCAATGAAACAGGAGTCGCCATCATCTTCCCGAACGTCCGCGGATCGCTCGGCTACGGCAAGACGTTCGCGCTGGCCGACAACGGCATGGCTCGCGAAGGCACTTACAAAGATATCGAGGCGCTGCTGGACTGGATCAAGACGCGACCCGATCTCGACGCAAATCGCGTGATGGTGACGGGCGGCAGCTACGGCGGACACATGACGCTGGCCATCGCAACACGTTATAACGACCGCATCGCGTGCTCACTCGACGTGGTTGGCATCTCGAACTTCGTAACGTTCCTGCAGAATACGGAAGCGTACCGTCGCGACCTGCGCCGCGCCGAGTATGGCGACGAACGCGACCCGAAGATGCGCGAATATTTCGAACGCACGGCACCGTTCAACATGGCGAAGAACATCACCAAGCCACTCTTCGTTGTGCAGGGCAAGAACGATCCGCGCGTACCGATCTCCGAGGCCGACCAGATGGTTTCAACGGTGCGGCAGAACGGCACGCCTGTTTGGTATCTCGTTGGAAAAGATGAGGGTCACGGCTTCGGGAAGAAGAAGAATGCCGACTTCCAGTTCTACTCGACGATCCTGTTTATGCAGCAGTTCCTGGCGGGAGAACCGGCCGCGAAACAAGCTTCTCTGAATAATTGAAAATGCAGCAGCACCGAAAAGGGCCGCGAATTAATGCGGCCCTTTTTGTGTTCCATGTGGAATGCGCAGATTTGTGCTACGATTTTTTGTTCTTTTTTCTGCGTACTGTTGTGCTGCTCTGCAATTCTGATATGGAGGCAAGATGGCTATAAAAGTTGGAATTAACGGGTTTGGCCGCATTGGCCGTAACGTTCTGCGCACCACACTTCAGGACCAGAACATCGAAATCGTTGCCGTTAACGATCTGACGGACCCCAAGACGCTTGCGCACCTGCTCAAGTACGATTCGATCCTCGGCAACCTGCCGAACAAGATTGTTGCGTCCGGTGATTCGATCGAAGTCGATGGCCGGAAGATTCGCGTCTTCTCCGAGAAAGATCCCGCCAAAATCGATTGGGAATCGCAGGGCGTTCAGGTCGTCGTCGAATCGACTGGCCGCTTCACCAACGCCGACGATGCCAAGAAGCACCTCCGCGGTCCCGTGAAGAAGGTCATCATCTCCGCTCCGGCGAAGAACGAAGACATCACGATCGTGATGGGCGTGAACGAAGACAAGTACGATGCCGCCAAGCACAACATCATTTCTAATGCATCCTGCACGACGAATTGCCTTGCGCCCATTGCCAAGGTAATCAATGACACGTTTAACATCCAGTCCGGCACGATGACCACGATCCACTCCTACACGAATGACCAGGTCATCCTCGACTTCCCGCACAAGGACCTGCGCCGCGCACGCGCCGCTGCCTTGTCGATGATTCCGACCTCTACAGGCGCTGCAAAGGCGGTTTATCTCGCCATCCCGGAACTGAAGGGCAAACTGGACGGATTCGCCATGCGCGTGCCTACGCCTAACGTCTCCGTGGTCGACCTCGTTGTGTTCGTGGAAAAGA encodes:
- a CDS encoding S9 family peptidase, with product MKQLASVLGLILAGTLAFAQNTEVVVPNENLVVQGVPAVPASIAERANQYTESRAAAALDWHPLKREMLITTRFAEVNQIHEIKMPGGARMQLTFFPDRTGGAAYHPHKGDYFVFSKDVGGGEWFQLYRYDVASGNVTLLTDGKSRNIMGPWANAGDRVAYGSTRRSRGDLDFYIIDPSNKSSDRLLVQNQGGGWGISDWSPDDKTLLAEEYVSVNESYLWLVDVATGNKTLLTPKGGEKISYDAIGFSRDGKGIYVTTDQGSEFQRIAYIDLATKKPTFLTDYKWEVEGGRLSWDRKLIAFTTNENGLGVLHVLDTAAGKERALPKLPVGIIGGINWHENNRDLAFSITSARSPSDVYSLDITAGKVDRWTYSETGGLNPLTFSEPELVKWKSFDGLEISGFLYMPDAAKFAGKRPVIINIHGGPEGQSRPGFLGRSNYFINETGVAIIFPNVRGSLGYGKTFALADNGMAREGTYKDIEALLDWIKTRPDLDANRVMVTGGSYGGHMTLAIATRYNDRIACSLDVVGISNFVTFLQNTEAYRRDLRRAEYGDERDPKMREYFERTAPFNMAKNITKPLFVVQGKNDPRVPISEADQMVSTVRQNGTPVWYLVGKDEGHGFGKKKNADFQFYSTILFMQQFLAGEPAAKQASLNN
- the gap gene encoding type I glyceraldehyde-3-phosphate dehydrogenase → MAIKVGINGFGRIGRNVLRTTLQDQNIEIVAVNDLTDPKTLAHLLKYDSILGNLPNKIVASGDSIEVDGRKIRVFSEKDPAKIDWESQGVQVVVESTGRFTNADDAKKHLRGPVKKVIISAPAKNEDITIVMGVNEDKYDAAKHNIISNASCTTNCLAPIAKVINDTFNIQSGTMTTIHSYTNDQVILDFPHKDLRRARAAALSMIPTSTGAAKAVYLAIPELKGKLDGFAMRVPTPNVSVVDLVVFVEKKTSVEEVNAALKKASETGPLAPYLGFEENELVSMDFRGDPRSSIVDAPMTRVVAGNCVKVISWYDNEWGYSCRVRDLIGFIGSKGL